The following are encoded in a window of Kitasatospora fiedleri genomic DNA:
- a CDS encoding aldo/keto reductase — translation MEQRVLGRTGRPVSVIGLGTWQLGADWGVVLEDDALAVLNAAADAGVTFFDTADVYGDGRSEQLIGRFLKSRRSGDGGDGLTVATKLGRRLPQLPENYNLANFREWTDRSRRNLGVERLDLVQLHCPPSAVYSSDEVFDALDTLVEEGRTAAYGVSVETCREALTAIARPGVASVQIILNPFRLKPLDEVLPAAGKAGVGIIARVPLASGLLSGKYTKDILFGADDHRTYNRDGSAFDQGETFSGIDFETGVEAADEFARLAPPGASSAQTALRWIVQQPGVTTVIPGARNPEQARGNAEAMALPPLPPRTLEAVRDLYDRRLRAQVHPRW, via the coding sequence ATGGAACAGCGTGTACTTGGCAGGACCGGCCGTCCGGTCTCGGTGATCGGTCTCGGAACGTGGCAGCTCGGCGCGGACTGGGGCGTGGTGCTGGAGGACGACGCGCTCGCGGTGCTGAACGCCGCGGCGGACGCCGGGGTGACGTTCTTCGACACCGCGGACGTCTACGGCGACGGCCGCAGCGAGCAGTTGATCGGCCGTTTCCTGAAGAGCCGCCGGAGCGGGGACGGTGGTGACGGCCTGACCGTCGCCACCAAGCTCGGCCGTCGGCTGCCGCAGCTCCCGGAGAACTACAACCTCGCCAACTTCCGCGAATGGACCGACCGTTCGCGCCGCAACCTGGGCGTCGAGCGGCTCGATCTGGTGCAGCTGCACTGCCCGCCCAGCGCCGTCTACTCCAGCGACGAGGTGTTCGACGCGCTCGACACCCTGGTCGAGGAGGGCCGCACCGCCGCGTACGGCGTCAGCGTGGAGACCTGCCGGGAGGCGCTGACCGCGATCGCCCGGCCCGGCGTCGCCAGCGTGCAGATCATCCTCAACCCGTTCCGGCTCAAGCCGCTGGACGAGGTGCTGCCCGCCGCCGGGAAGGCGGGCGTCGGCATCATCGCCCGGGTGCCGCTGGCCTCCGGCCTGCTGTCCGGCAAGTACACCAAGGACATCCTGTTCGGCGCGGACGACCACCGCACCTACAACCGGGACGGCTCGGCGTTCGACCAGGGCGAGACCTTCTCCGGCATCGACTTCGAGACCGGGGTGGAGGCCGCCGACGAGTTCGCCCGGCTCGCCCCGCCCGGCGCCAGCTCCGCGCAGACCGCGCTGCGCTGGATCGTCCAGCAGCCCGGCGTCACCACCGTCATCCCCGGCGCCCGCAACCCCGAGCAGGCCCGGGGCAACGCGGAGGCGATGGCGCTGCCGCCGCTGCCGCCGCGGACCCTGGAGGCCGTCCGCGACCTGTACGACCGGCGGCTGCGGGCCCAGGTGCACCCGCGCTGGTAG
- a CDS encoding DUF6296 family protein has product MTQRFALTFPGETGGHAEQDVVVVEATGGRGPGGHPVYADPSGIVQAEISDQGEVRMLATGGHQDPRTPLHAEPLP; this is encoded by the coding sequence ATGACCCAGCGATTCGCACTCACGTTCCCCGGGGAGACCGGCGGCCACGCCGAACAGGACGTGGTGGTGGTCGAGGCGACGGGCGGCCGCGGCCCGGGCGGCCACCCGGTGTACGCGGACCCCTCCGGCATCGTGCAGGCCGAGATCAGCGACCAGGGCGAGGTCCGCATGCTGGCCACCGGCGGCCACCAGGACCCGCGCACCCCCCTCCACGCCGAACCCCTGCCCTGA